In Candidatus Poribacteria bacterium, the following are encoded in one genomic region:
- a CDS encoding Gfo/Idh/MocA family oxidoreductase yields MQKCALISGRGMGLMHGGNFHSHPDAEVVAVCDMDPELLAKAAEQFGVPGYSTIEDLLANCDAELVLLIVNETRRIPPLRQLLEAGRNVFTEKPLCGLEGQARLREEDLRIAAPAIATWRDSHLKFGIDFNYRFMHHFRKLHDDVAENRLGEIRMVHARAHFNCWSHVIDQILWTVGRPEWVSVVGDPNEAGGWGRLIHMGWENGVIGSLSGTNLWGYDDHPLRVKVLGDEFYAEAKGLEGSYSRRKANTSEIEEVWEAEDDSPEMPESFKRMADGVVKAMHADTPFPADGEAAWNELLFEAAVHRSALQNNARVFLKDVEEEASA; encoded by the coding sequence ATGCAAAAATGTGCACTTATCAGCGGTAGAGGTATGGGATTGATGCACGGCGGAAACTTCCACAGCCATCCGGACGCGGAGGTGGTCGCGGTGTGCGATATGGATCCGGAACTCCTTGCGAAGGCAGCAGAACAATTTGGGGTCCCTGGGTATTCAACAATTGAGGATCTCTTAGCAAATTGTGATGCGGAACTCGTACTTCTTATTGTCAATGAGACCCGGCGCATCCCACCCTTACGGCAATTGCTTGAAGCCGGACGGAACGTGTTCACTGAGAAACCGCTCTGTGGATTGGAGGGACAAGCCCGGTTGCGTGAAGAAGACCTCCGAATCGCGGCACCCGCTATTGCAACATGGCGCGACTCTCATCTTAAGTTCGGGATCGATTTCAACTACCGATTTATGCACCATTTCCGTAAACTGCATGATGATGTTGCTGAAAATCGGTTGGGTGAGATTCGGATGGTACACGCACGTGCGCATTTCAACTGTTGGTCGCATGTCATCGATCAGATCCTCTGGACGGTCGGCAGACCGGAATGGGTGAGTGTTGTCGGAGATCCGAATGAAGCCGGGGGATGGGGACGTTTAATTCACATGGGTTGGGAGAATGGCGTCATCGGCTCCTTGAGCGGCACAAACTTGTGGGGTTACGACGATCATCCGCTTCGAGTTAAGGTCCTTGGCGATGAATTTTACGCCGAGGCAAAAGGATTGGAAGGCTCCTACTCCCGCCGAAAAGCGAATACTTCCGAAATAGAGGAAGTCTGGGAAGCCGAAGATGACAGCCCAGAGATGCCGGAGTCTTTCAAACGGATGGCTGATGGTGTGGTTAAGGCGATGCATGCCGACACTCCCTTCCCAGCAGACGGTGAAGCGGCATGGAACGAACTCCTGTTTGAGGCGGCAGTTCACAGGTCCGCCTTGCAGAACAATGCCCGCGTATTTCTGAAAGATGTTGAAGAAGAAGCAAGCGCTTGA
- a CDS encoding zinc-binding dehydrogenase gives MGTRTSRATVMSGKSFEVREYPIVDPAPGTVLVRQELGGICGTDLHNWEFQRIDHDIILGHENVGVIETLGEGVEADYLGNPVKEGDRIALSPSGGLGFSPSEEEPYLRGGFSEYIYLSNPSTNMFIKTDLPPEIAVLAEPASCAAHCVSRGKIEFGDTVVIQGTGPIGLLALNWARVSGAGRLIVVGGPPGRLEMAKRLGADLTIDIAEVPDPEERKRIVRENTPQGNGADVVYECTGFLAAIPEGLDYIRHSGAYVVYGHFVDVGSFDCNPNQMLMRKNLRLEAGWGFERKHFIRAIPMLEKHAHLFEGFVSHTLPLEDVSKGFDALHGSYNLDGKDAIKIAVEGGAA, from the coding sequence ATGGGAACCAGAACATCACGTGCCACTGTGATGAGTGGCAAAAGTTTTGAAGTCCGAGAGTACCCGATTGTTGATCCTGCACCCGGTACAGTACTTGTGCGTCAGGAGTTAGGGGGTATTTGCGGTACCGACCTTCACAACTGGGAATTTCAACGTATTGATCACGACATTATCCTCGGACACGAGAACGTCGGTGTGATTGAGACTTTAGGGGAAGGGGTCGAAGCGGACTATCTCGGAAACCCGGTTAAAGAGGGGGACAGGATCGCACTGTCCCCAAGCGGGGGACTCGGTTTCTCTCCTTCGGAAGAAGAACCGTACTTGCGCGGCGGTTTCAGTGAGTACATCTACCTCTCAAACCCGTCGACAAATATGTTCATTAAGACCGATCTGCCACCGGAAATCGCTGTGCTCGCCGAACCTGCTTCGTGTGCCGCACACTGTGTGTCCCGCGGCAAAATCGAATTCGGGGACACGGTTGTAATTCAGGGAACCGGTCCGATCGGTCTGCTTGCGCTTAATTGGGCGAGAGTTTCCGGTGCTGGAAGGCTTATCGTTGTCGGCGGACCTCCCGGAAGGCTTGAGATGGCAAAACGATTGGGGGCAGATCTGACGATTGACATCGCCGAAGTGCCGGATCCGGAAGAACGGAAACGGATTGTCCGAGAAAATACACCGCAAGGCAACGGTGCAGATGTCGTCTACGAATGCACCGGTTTCCTCGCCGCTATCCCGGAAGGGTTGGATTATATCAGGCACAGTGGAGCCTACGTCGTATACGGGCATTTTGTGGATGTTGGTTCTTTTGATTGCAATCCGAACCAGATGCTAATGCGTAAGAACCTTCGACTGGAAGCCGGATGGGGATTTGAGAGGAAACATTTTATCCGCGCCATTCCGATGCTCGAGAAACATGCGCACTTATTTGAAGGCTTTGTCAGCCACACGCTGCCCTTAGAAGATGTTTCTAAAGGTTTCGATGCACTGCACGGCAGTTACAACTTGGACGGAAAGGACGCCATTAAGATCGCTGTCGAAGGTGGTGCCGCTTAA
- a CDS encoding NADP-dependent oxidoreductase → MSNTVSRQIRLKNRIVGMPKESDFEIVEATLPEPAVGEVLVENLYTSVDPYMRGGMRSAELDKPLEGRCAGRIVASNSDQFQVGDYVTGMQGWRDHYIASAESVTAVDLTIAPLQSFLGAVGMPGRTAYFGFLEIGQPKSGETVFVSAAAGAVGSIVCQIAKIKGCRVVASAGSDQKVAWLQETAGVDAAFNYKNVDDLEAELRKHCPDGLDVYFENVGGRHLQAALAVMNMHGRIPLCGMISQYNDIEPTPGPTNLSSAIGKRIRLQGFIVTDFMARNSEFYSDMRQWISEGKIQWEETIIEGLENAPKAFIALFTGEKLGKIIVKV, encoded by the coding sequence ATGTCAAATACTGTAAGCCGACAAATTCGCCTTAAGAACCGAATCGTCGGTATGCCCAAAGAAAGTGATTTTGAAATCGTTGAGGCGACGCTCCCTGAACCCGCAGTAGGAGAGGTGTTAGTTGAAAACCTTTACACGTCCGTAGACCCGTATATGCGGGGCGGGATGCGATCCGCTGAACTCGATAAACCCTTAGAAGGTAGGTGCGCCGGTCGGATCGTGGCATCGAACAGTGACCAATTTCAAGTCGGAGATTATGTAACGGGGATGCAGGGGTGGCGCGACCACTACATCGCGTCGGCAGAGAGCGTGACGGCTGTCGATCTGACGATCGCGCCACTCCAGTCGTTTTTAGGGGCTGTCGGTATGCCCGGACGTACCGCCTATTTCGGATTCCTGGAGATAGGTCAGCCTAAATCAGGTGAAACGGTTTTTGTCTCCGCAGCGGCAGGTGCGGTGGGTTCAATTGTATGCCAGATCGCCAAAATCAAAGGGTGCCGAGTCGTTGCGAGTGCAGGTTCCGATCAGAAAGTCGCGTGGCTACAGGAGACAGCAGGGGTTGATGCGGCTTTTAACTATAAAAATGTTGATGACTTGGAGGCTGAACTCAGGAAACACTGTCCCGATGGACTTGATGTCTACTTTGAAAATGTAGGCGGTAGACACCTACAAGCCGCGCTCGCGGTGATGAACATGCACGGACGTATCCCACTGTGTGGGATGATTTCCCAATACAACGACATCGAACCGACGCCAGGTCCGACAAACCTCAGTTCCGCGATCGGTAAACGGATTCGGTTACAAGGGTTTATCGTGACTGACTTCATGGCGCGGAACTCCGAATTTTACAGCGATATGCGGCAGTGGATATCCGAAGGCAAGATACAATGGGAAGAGACGATTATCGAAGGATTGGAAAATGCACCAAAGGCGTTTATCGCGCTTTTCACAGGCGAAAAACTCGGTAAGATAATCGTCAAAGTTTAA